In Paenibacillus xylanilyticus, the genomic window GGTGCTGGATTGTTCGGTGTTGCAAAACGGATATTCCCCCGGCCGCCTCGGCCACCACGCGCAACGACAACCTGTTGACCATGACGCGTCAGGTCTGCTAATACCTCTCCACTGTCTTCATCCAAAATCACAGTCCCCGGTGGAATACGCACAATCATATTCTCAGCGTTCGCACCATGCTGACTTTTATTACGTCCCTTCTCGCCACGAGGGGCCTTGAAGTGACGCTGGTAACGGAAATCCATCAATGTACGCAAACCTTCATCGACGCGGAAAATGATGTCAGCTCCTCTGCCTCCATCACCCCCGGCAGGTCCGCCGTTTGGTACATACTTCTCACGACGGAACGAAATAAGTCCGTCCCCTCCGTCTCCTGCTTTTACATAAATCTTCGCTTTATCTACAAACATGGCTACCCCTTCTTCCTATATTCCACACGGCATTCTAAATTGTATAAACGTGTCTTCAGACGGAAGCTGCTCCGTTCTGACTTTTTTTCCTTTGAGTACGGCATTAAGCTGCCGTAATGTTTCCGGATCGGGTGTTTGATCCCCGTCCAGCCGAACAACCACATCCCCATGGTCTTGTCCGAAGTTCAAGGTCAGTTTGCGAACCTCTCCCCAAGACGACCGGCCGCCACCGTATTGATAGGCTCTGATTGCATCTGCAATTGCGCCCGTAAGCGACTCGCCATCCTCGGGAGAGATCAGAGCACTAAGCTGCAATTCTTCCTCGACTTCCACATGCAATTCCAGAGCGGCGCCACTGGCACGAAAAGACTGGAGATAAAAAACGAGTGAGGGAATGCCTAATTTGGAAATCCGACTTTCCTCGGTTACCCGTTCTTTTATTCTTTCCACACATTGCACGGATTTATCAAGTTTGCCCAGCCGAAGATATCCATATAACACCTGAAGATCGTTCATCCAATCATGCCGATGATGATTTAGTGATGCAATTGCTGTCTTTTCCATAGATTGTATGATGGTTCTGCGTTCCGCTTCCGCCTGTCTCTTCATCACATTCATTGAAACAAAGATTACGGCCACGGACCACAATGCGCATACAGCACTCGAAATGGCTGCCGGATACAGCACAACGAAAACCAAAGGAATCAGAAGTGAACATGCCGCAATCCACGGCACTCTTTTCCAAGATTTCATGGCTTCTCCCCGTTCTACAAAACTCGGTTGGTTTTAAACCCCACCGTAACCAAGTATAACATGTCTTTTCTGCCAGTTCATTATCGAAAACATCTATACCATCCTAAATACAAAGAGCCTCCGGCAAAATTGCCGAAGGCTCCTTAGGCGGAATGCCGATATTATGCTTTTACTGCAGCTGCTACTGGAGCAACGTCCACAGGGTAGATGCTTACTTTTTTGCGATCGCGTCCCCAACGTTCGAATTTCACAACGCCGTCCACTTTCGCAAACAAAGTGTCATCTTTACCGATACCCACGTTCGTACCTGGGTGAATTTTTGTTCCGCGTTGGCGAACAAGAATGCTACCACCAGTTACTGTTTGACCGTCAGCACGCTTAACGCCAAGGCGTTGTGCTCTACTGTCACGACCGTTCTTCGTGGAACCTACACCTTTTTTCGATGCGAATAACTGAAGATTTAATTTCAACATGATTGGTTGTCCTCCTTCTTTACTTATTTGAGTTGCTCTATCTTAATATACTTCCCGTATGACTCTGCAATATCAGTGAGCATAAGAACCATAGATTCGAGCAGCAATTGCACCTGGGACCAAGTTCCGTCTCTCTCCAGCACTGGCAAAGAAGCGCTTAAAAAGCCATTCTTCATTTTGGCATCCATTTCGACACCCGTCAATGCTTCGATCGAATTCACTGTACCCACTGTAACAGCGGATACCCCGGCACATACGATATCTTCTCCCCGCTTGGCATAATTGGCATGCCCTTTGATGGAAAAGCGATCGATGCTCTCGTCATCGTTACGAAAGATTTGAACGATAATCACTTATCGCACCCTCTTACGCTTGGATTTTCTCAATAGTTACTTTAGTGTACGGTTGACGGTGACCTTGCTTCACATGGTAGTTCTTTTTCGGTTTGTATTTGTATACAACAACCTTTTGACCTTTGCCATGTTTCTCCACTTTAGCCGTTACAGTAGCTCCGGAAACCAATGGTGTACCTGCTGTCAAACCTTGATCGTTAGATACAGCCAGGACACGGTCGAACGTTACGCTTTCGCCATCGTTCGCAGTCAATTTCTCGATGAACAGAACATCGCCCTCTTGGACTTTGTACTGTTTGCCGCCTGTTTCAATAATTGCGTACATTTGCCTTGCACCTCCTCATGTCTCAGACTCGCCCGGTCTCAGGTGACAGCCTCCTTGCGGAGCTGTTCTTGTACCCGTCCAGTGCGGTTACAGCATGTGCAAGACCAATAGGCTAAACACATACCTGATGATTATATCATCATCGCGAGCAAAAATCAATGCAATGGTGAAATATATCTTTTACCTGTCCCGTGACAAGAAGAACAGGGCTCCACATAAGGAAGTGTACTTTCTTCCCGGACTTTTTTACGTGTAAGTTCAAGCAGACCCAGCTTGGTCCAGCCCATGACAAAAGCCTTGGTTCGATCTTTTTTGAGTTCAGCCTCCAGCGCTGCAGCAACTTCCTGCCGATTGGTTGCTTCCTCCATATCGATAAAGTCCACAATGATCATGCCACCAATGTCCCGCAAACGCATTAAACGTGCAATTTCGATGGCTGCCTGCATATTGGTTTCCGTTACGGTTTCTTCCAGACTATCCCCGCCGCCTCCGGTGAATTTGCCTGTATTAACGTCCACCACGGTAAGTGCCTCTGTATGATCGATGACGATGTAACCTCCGCCGGGGAGCCATACTTTGCGTGCAAAATCCTTATTGAGCTGCTCTTGAACGCCATACGCAGCAAAGATGGACTCTGCGCCCCGGTAAACCTGTACCTTCGGCTGATGACCCGGACAGATCTCCTCCAGTAAAGCCCTCACCTCCCGGGCTTGTCCTTCACTGTCTGTAATAACCTCATCGCTGCCTGGAGTATACACATCCCGAATAATTCGCTGAACCATGCTGTGATCCCGATGCAACAGGCTCGGTGAAGGCAAACTGTCAGCTTTTTCGCATATCAAACGCCACTGCTCACGCAACGATTCCAAGTCAGCCTCTATGGCCTCACGCTGCTCTTCTGCGGATACGGTTCGAATGATCAGCCCTTCCTCCCCACGTCTGAGCTGATCTCCCAATGCCTTAAGACGGGAGCGATCCCCTTCACGGGCAATCTTCTTCGAGACGGCTATGTAGTCCGCTATCGGCATGTAGACAAGCCATCGGCCCGGTAGTGAGTAGTGTGTCGTCACCCGGGCTCCTTTGCTTCCTACCGGCTCTTTTAGAACCTGAACGATGACATCCTGACCTGGACGAAGCAATTCGGAGATTGAAGGTTTCACCTTGGGTTGTTTCTCCAAATGAGGGTGCAGGACATCATCCACATATAGAAAGGCATTTTTTTTCTGACCTATATCCACAAAAGCAGCCTGCATACCCGGCAGCACGTTGACGACCCGTCCTTTGAAAAACGAACCAAGCAGTCCGCGTTCGCGTGTACGTTCTGCTGTAAATTCCACAGCTTTGCCTTCTTCCAGAAGCGCCATTTGCATGAGGTTGTGTTCATTATGTACGATCATTTGTTTCATGGCTTGACCTCTAGAAGACAATTCAATTCATCCACATCCATTCTGTGTCTTTGCAATTCTCAATGTATATGTATTACCCCAAATCGGGACGAGTTCAACAACCATATTACAGTTTATCTGTGTTCTGCTTGAAATAGGAACCGATAATTCGCTGTTCAGGCAAAACGGCCATAATTCGTCCCTGTCTGTTCATCACATATACCATATGATATTTCTCTCTCTTTAATAGACGCAGAATAGTGTCCAAAGGTTTCGCCGGAAATGAGATTATCGGCTGTGCCAAACTGCCTGTAGCCGCATGATGGGCAAATGCACCTTCCCGATTCATCAAAAAGCGGATAAAGCGATATGGTACGTTTCGATAATCGGTCACGTTGGAATAGAACAGAAAGAGACCAATGAGCAAGATATTCAGCGGGAGCCCGTAGTCTCCAGTGATCCATTTGCTGATGGCAAACAGAATAACACCTGTACTGCATAGGATGCTAATCCGATAGGTCCACATTAATGTCGTATAGTAAGGAGCAATCAGACTGACGAGTGCCTGTACAATTTTAC contains:
- a CDS encoding Spo0B domain-containing protein translates to MKSWKRVPWIAACSLLIPLVFVVLYPAAISSAVCALWSVAVIFVSMNVMKRQAEAERRTIIQSMEKTAIASLNHHRHDWMNDLQVLYGYLRLGKLDKSVQCVERIKERVTEESRISKLGIPSLVFYLQSFRASGAALELHVEVEEELQLSALISPEDGESLTGAIADAIRAYQYGGGRSSWGEVRKLTLNFGQDHGDVVVRLDGDQTPDPETLRQLNAVLKGKKVRTEQLPSEDTFIQFRMPCGI
- a CDS encoding M50 family metallopeptidase is translated as MIRLWGVRISLHPFFVIIMLASLATGHFIELITLFAIVFIHECGHAAAAALLGYRVLSIQMLPFGGVAVIEDGGRLTAGREIIIALAGPLQNILMVGITMLLQYANLGDPVFLAYIIQGNLLIALFNLLPVLPLDGGKIVQALVSLIAPYYTTLMWTYRISILCSTGVILFAISKWITGDYGLPLNILLIGLFLFYSNVTDYRNVPYRFIRFLMNREGAFAHHAATGSLAQPIISFPAKPLDTILRLLKREKYHMVYVMNRQGRIMAVLPEQRIIGSYFKQNTDKL
- a CDS encoding Rne/Rng family ribonuclease; protein product: MKQMIVHNEHNLMQMALLEEGKAVEFTAERTRERGLLGSFFKGRVVNVLPGMQAAFVDIGQKKNAFLYVDDVLHPHLEKQPKVKPSISELLRPGQDVIVQVLKEPVGSKGARVTTHYSLPGRWLVYMPIADYIAVSKKIAREGDRSRLKALGDQLRRGEEGLIIRTVSAEEQREAIEADLESLREQWRLICEKADSLPSPSLLHRDHSMVQRIIRDVYTPGSDEVITDSEGQAREVRALLEEICPGHQPKVQVYRGAESIFAAYGVQEQLNKDFARKVWLPGGGYIVIDHTEALTVVDVNTGKFTGGGGDSLEETVTETNMQAAIEIARLMRLRDIGGMIIVDFIDMEEATNRQEVAAALEAELKKDRTKAFVMGWTKLGLLELTRKKVREESTLPYVEPCSSCHGTGKRYISPLH
- a CDS encoding ribosomal-processing cysteine protease Prp; translation: MIIVQIFRNDDESIDRFSIKGHANYAKRGEDIVCAGVSAVTVGTVNSIEALTGVEMDAKMKNGFLSASLPVLERDGTWSQVQLLLESMVLMLTDIAESYGKYIKIEQLK
- the rpmA gene encoding 50S ribosomal protein L27 is translated as MLKLNLQLFASKKGVGSTKNGRDSRAQRLGVKRADGQTVTGGSILVRQRGTKIHPGTNVGIGKDDTLFAKVDGVVKFERWGRDRKKVSIYPVDVAPVAAAVKA
- the rplU gene encoding 50S ribosomal protein L21 yields the protein MYAIIETGGKQYKVQEGDVLFIEKLTANDGESVTFDRVLAVSNDQGLTAGTPLVSGATVTAKVEKHGKGQKVVVYKYKPKKNYHVKQGHRQPYTKVTIEKIQA